The Nakamurella deserti genome contains a region encoding:
- a CDS encoding transglutaminase family protein, with product MTLDYLSAGDIWRLAIIHRTRLTYPEPVTTSYNEVRMQPGDEPGQSVLSSYIEIDPYEGMQHYTDYFGTRVAAFDVHRPHRELTVTSATTVETFTPAEAPPAAMSWAEMATSGCEDRFEEYLAPTPLTALDDELTTIAAHLRDGGTPADTGHAVCDWVYRTLTYEQGSTGIHTSAVEAYQDRRGVCQDLTHLAVGLLRSLGIPTRYVSGYLHPDADAVIGRTVTGESHAWVEFWDGRWNAFDPTNAQRTGLRHVVAGRGRDYRDTPPIRGVYAGPDAIGNDVTVQITRLR from the coding sequence ATGACCCTGGACTACCTGAGCGCCGGCGACATCTGGCGGCTGGCGATCATCCACCGCACCCGGCTCACCTACCCGGAGCCGGTGACCACCAGCTACAACGAGGTGCGGATGCAGCCGGGTGACGAGCCCGGCCAGTCGGTGCTGTCCTCCTACATCGAGATCGACCCGTACGAGGGCATGCAGCACTACACCGACTACTTCGGCACCCGGGTGGCCGCCTTCGACGTGCACCGCCCGCACCGGGAGCTCACCGTGACCTCGGCGACCACGGTGGAGACCTTCACCCCCGCCGAGGCCCCGCCCGCCGCGATGAGCTGGGCGGAGATGGCCACCTCCGGCTGTGAGGACCGTTTCGAGGAGTACCTGGCCCCGACCCCGCTGACCGCGCTGGACGACGAGCTGACCACCATCGCCGCCCACCTCCGGGACGGCGGCACCCCCGCCGACACCGGACACGCGGTGTGCGACTGGGTGTACCGGACGCTGACCTACGAGCAGGGCAGCACCGGCATCCACACGTCCGCCGTGGAGGCCTACCAGGACCGCCGCGGCGTCTGCCAGGACCTCACCCACCTCGCGGTCGGGCTGCTGCGCTCGCTGGGAATCCCCACCCGCTACGTGTCGGGGTACCTGCATCCCGACGCCGACGCCGTGATCGGGCGGACGGTGACCGGTGAGTCGCACGCCTGGGTCGAGTTCTGGGACGGCCGCTGGAACGCCTTCGACCCGACCAACGCCCAGCGCACCGGACTCCGTCACGTGGTCGCGGGCCGCGGCCGGGACTACCGGGACACTCCGCCGATCCGCGGGGTCTACGCCGGCCCGGACGCCATCGGCAACGACGTGACGGTGCAGATCACCCGGCTGCGCTGA
- a CDS encoding alpha-E domain-containing protein, with the protein MLSRIAEAMYWMGRHIERADTTARIVDTYLHLLPSGTWKQENQIVRELVESMGLAEGTPDDPDLLIRALVFDGERASSVAGALIAARDNARGVRDVVPMEVWECLNVTWHGLRTRSTSAAGPHTFLRWVAERSAMANGLIDQMMSHDEGWHFLNVGRSLERADMTVRLLASATQGTGTPWRALVTATGGFEPFVRYHGENMGRRSALEFVLLDRRFPRSVFRAMNAAELSLAELEAAGANSYGDPRRDPSSARRLIGRVRTGLEYRSGPELEDELTTVLTTLQRAVENAHVAVTKSFFRQGDAVTWANQSTLGALA; encoded by the coding sequence ATGCTGAGCCGGATCGCCGAGGCCATGTACTGGATGGGCCGGCACATCGAGCGGGCCGACACCACGGCCCGGATCGTGGACACCTACCTGCACCTGCTGCCGTCGGGGACCTGGAAGCAGGAGAACCAGATCGTCCGCGAGCTGGTGGAGTCGATGGGACTCGCCGAGGGCACCCCCGACGACCCGGACCTGCTCATCCGGGCGCTGGTCTTCGACGGCGAGCGCGCGTCCAGCGTCGCCGGGGCGCTGATCGCGGCCCGGGACAACGCCCGTGGGGTCCGCGACGTGGTGCCGATGGAGGTGTGGGAGTGCCTGAACGTCACCTGGCACGGGCTGCGCACCCGGTCCACGAGTGCGGCGGGACCGCACACCTTCCTGCGCTGGGTCGCCGAGCGCAGCGCGATGGCCAACGGACTGATCGACCAGATGATGAGCCACGACGAGGGATGGCACTTCCTCAACGTCGGTCGGTCGCTGGAACGGGCCGACATGACCGTGCGGTTGCTGGCCTCGGCCACCCAGGGCACCGGCACGCCGTGGCGGGCGCTGGTCACCGCCACCGGCGGCTTCGAACCCTTCGTGCGCTACCACGGGGAGAACATGGGCCGGCGGTCGGCGCTGGAGTTCGTGCTGCTGGACCGCCGGTTCCCGCGGTCGGTGTTCCGGGCGATGAACGCCGCCGAGTTGTCGCTGGCCGAGCTGGAGGCGGCCGGTGCGAACAGCTACGGGGACCCGCGGCGCGACCCGTCGTCGGCGCGGCGGCTGATCGGCCGGGTCCGCACCGGCCTGGAGTACCGCTCCGGTCCCGAGCTGGAGGACGAGCTGACGACGGTGCTGACCACCCTGCAGCGTGCGGTGGAGAACGCCCACGTGGCGGTCACGAAGTCCTTCTTCCGCCAGGGTGACGCGGTCACCTGGGCGAACCAGTCGACGCTGGGAGCGCTGGCATGA
- a CDS encoding circularly permuted type 2 ATP-grasp protein produces the protein MADLFENYPFGRAWDEMFAAEGRTRDAYATVHAALQKLDAADLKSRAEILGRSFLDQGITFALGGVERPFPLDLIPRIITAGEWQAVEQGVSQRVRALEHFLADAYGAGRVFADGVVPKRLLTTSPHFARQVAGISGQDGARIVLSGVDLIRDETGAFRVLEDNVRVPSGVSYVLENRQAVAELMSEAIGDQLVRPVSDFPAKLHAALRAVAPWNVADPTVVVLTPGVYNSAYFEHTLLAREMGVELVEGRDLICRNNKVFVRTTAGEMPVHVIYRRIDDDFLDPLQFKPDSMLGLPGLVNAARAGNVTIANAIGNGVADDKLIYTYVPDIIRYYLGEEPILPNVDTYRMEEADQREYALDHLAELVVKPVDGSGGKGIVIGSKADPKTLRTAREAILENPRGWIAQREVALSTVPTLIGDKMRPRHVDLRPFAVNDRDSVWVLPGGLTRVALPEGELVVNSSQGGGSKDTWVLEQGRDGDRAPAPIVPEVSTKFRTGPQEMPAFDTASYRLQQGQQQQQRHRTGRNDAC, from the coding sequence ATGGCGGACCTGTTCGAGAACTACCCCTTCGGCCGCGCATGGGACGAGATGTTCGCCGCCGAGGGCCGCACGCGCGACGCCTACGCGACCGTGCACGCGGCTCTGCAGAAGCTCGACGCCGCCGACCTGAAGTCCCGCGCCGAGATCCTCGGCCGCAGCTTCCTCGACCAGGGCATCACCTTCGCGCTCGGCGGGGTGGAACGCCCGTTCCCGCTGGACCTCATCCCCCGCATCATCACCGCCGGCGAATGGCAGGCCGTGGAACAGGGTGTGTCACAACGCGTCCGGGCGCTGGAGCACTTCCTCGCCGACGCCTACGGGGCCGGCCGGGTGTTCGCCGACGGGGTGGTGCCCAAGCGGCTGCTGACCACCAGCCCGCACTTCGCCCGTCAGGTCGCCGGCATCTCCGGCCAGGACGGTGCCCGCATCGTGCTGTCCGGCGTCGACCTGATCCGTGACGAGACCGGCGCCTTCCGGGTCCTGGAGGACAACGTCCGGGTGCCGTCCGGGGTGTCCTACGTCCTGGAGAACCGGCAGGCCGTCGCCGAGCTGATGAGCGAGGCCATCGGCGACCAGCTGGTCCGTCCGGTCAGCGACTTCCCGGCCAAACTGCACGCCGCGCTGCGCGCCGTCGCCCCGTGGAACGTCGCCGATCCCACCGTCGTCGTGCTGACCCCCGGCGTGTACAACTCCGCCTACTTCGAGCACACCCTGCTGGCGCGCGAGATGGGCGTCGAGCTCGTCGAGGGCCGCGACCTGATCTGCCGCAACAACAAGGTCTTCGTCCGGACCACGGCCGGCGAGATGCCGGTGCACGTCATCTACCGGCGCATCGACGACGACTTCCTGGACCCGCTGCAGTTCAAGCCGGACTCGATGCTCGGGCTGCCCGGACTGGTGAACGCGGCCCGCGCCGGCAACGTGACCATCGCCAACGCCATCGGCAACGGGGTGGCCGACGACAAGCTCATCTACACCTACGTCCCCGACATCATCCGCTACTACCTGGGCGAGGAGCCGATCCTGCCCAACGTCGACACCTACCGGATGGAGGAGGCCGACCAGCGCGAGTACGCCCTGGACCACCTCGCCGAGCTGGTCGTCAAGCCGGTCGACGGCTCCGGCGGCAAAGGCATCGTGATCGGCTCCAAGGCCGACCCGAAGACGCTGCGCACCGCCCGGGAGGCGATCCTGGAGAACCCGCGGGGCTGGATCGCCCAGCGCGAGGTCGCCCTGTCCACGGTGCCCACCCTGATCGGCGACAAGATGCGGCCCCGCCACGTCGACCTGCGGCCGTTCGCGGTGAACGACCGCGACAGCGTCTGGGTGCTGCCCGGCGGGTTGACCCGGGTGGCGCTGCCCGAGGGCGAGCTGGTCGTGAACTCGTCGCAGGGCGGCGGCTCCAAGGACACCTGGGTGCTCGAGCAGGGCCGCGACGGCGACCGGGCACCGGCGCCGATCGTGCCCGAGGTCAGCACCAAGTTCCGGACCGGACCACAGGAGATGCCGGCCTTCGACACCGCGTCCTACCGGTTGCAGCAGGGTCAGCAGCAGCAACAGCGCCACCGGACCGGGAGGAACGACGCATGCTGA
- a CDS encoding TetR/AcrR family transcriptional regulator C-terminal domain-containing protein, with the protein MERPGATSPAEAVIDGPAAGVTYQVVPAQTVTSSRGSLDRRKILEAAVQLIDDEGLRGFTMRSLGSRLGVEAMALYRYVYGREALLDGIVEHVIDDLYTDPDVQFTAPHWEDYLARLAHAVRRIALTHPEVFPLIATRPPAAPWLRPPLRSLRWMETFLGTLRECGFSDEAAVSAYRGFSSFLLGHLLLEVSALGADTAPIEQAEPEPATSADLTGYPLLQRLEPMLSQNRSAEEFEKSLESLLDRLEAQL; encoded by the coding sequence GTGGAACGACCGGGCGCGACATCACCGGCCGAGGCCGTGATCGACGGCCCGGCGGCCGGCGTCACGTACCAGGTGGTCCCCGCCCAGACGGTGACGTCGTCCCGGGGCAGTCTCGACCGGCGGAAGATCCTCGAGGCGGCGGTGCAGCTGATCGACGACGAGGGGCTGCGTGGTTTCACCATGCGCAGCCTCGGGTCCCGGCTCGGCGTCGAGGCGATGGCCCTGTACCGCTACGTCTACGGGCGTGAGGCCCTGCTGGACGGCATCGTCGAGCACGTCATCGACGACCTGTACACCGATCCCGACGTGCAGTTCACCGCCCCGCACTGGGAGGACTACCTGGCCCGGCTCGCGCACGCGGTGCGCCGGATCGCGCTCACCCACCCCGAGGTGTTCCCGCTGATCGCGACACGTCCGCCGGCGGCGCCGTGGCTGCGTCCGCCGCTGCGGAGCCTGCGGTGGATGGAGACGTTCCTCGGCACGCTGCGCGAGTGCGGGTTCTCCGACGAGGCGGCGGTCTCGGCCTACCGCGGTTTCTCGAGCTTCCTGCTCGGCCACCTGCTGCTGGAGGTGTCCGCCCTGGGCGCCGACACCGCACCGATCGAGCAGGCCGAGCCGGAGCCGGCGACGTCGGCCGACCTCACCGGTTACCCGCTGCTGCAGCGGCTGGAGCCGATGCTGTCGCAGAACCGCTCCGCCGAGGAGTTCGAGAAGTCGCTGGAGTCCCTGCTCGACCGGCTGGAAGCCCAGCTCTGA
- a CDS encoding EAL domain-containing protein, with amino-acid sequence MVQLPRPRDSGDDPGARPAGDGSIATLDAATIAGSMVSEALRQEDFVDAVLSATRSFLDMDVAFIGEFSQGSRIFRYVDNASGCAAVQVGAGDELELSYCQRVVDGRLPELINDAAALPAAADLVATRALPVGAHLSVPILLSDGTVYGTFCSFAHTPKDDLHVRDLAVMRMLAALVAGHLERQRDLRRQTEEDRTRVRQVIAEHAFRTVFQPIVDLRDNRVIGYEALTRFALGTPTDWFEMAARTGSAVALEMATLIAAVDEVASLPVGAYLAVNVSPDALCSPEFQDLVDILPLGRLVLELTEQTSVDRPDLLLRVDALRRRGARFAVDDAGAGYSGLQRILSVAPDIVKLDRDLISGIDRDAARQSLARAMCWFTERGGKVLVAEGIETAAERAALVRLGIRYGQGYLLGRPGALPEHDAVPMAEERPA; translated from the coding sequence ATGGTGCAGCTCCCGCGTCCCCGGGACAGCGGCGACGACCCGGGTGCCCGCCCGGCCGGTGACGGCTCGATCGCCACGCTGGACGCCGCCACGATCGCCGGCTCGATGGTCTCCGAGGCCCTCCGTCAGGAGGACTTCGTGGACGCGGTGCTGTCCGCCACCCGCTCCTTCCTCGACATGGACGTCGCCTTCATCGGCGAGTTCAGCCAGGGCTCCCGGATCTTCCGGTACGTCGACAACGCCTCCGGGTGCGCCGCGGTGCAGGTCGGCGCGGGCGACGAGCTCGAGCTGTCCTACTGCCAACGGGTGGTCGACGGACGGCTGCCCGAGCTCATCAACGACGCCGCGGCGCTGCCCGCGGCCGCCGACCTGGTCGCCACCCGGGCCCTGCCGGTGGGGGCGCACCTGAGCGTGCCCATCCTGCTGTCCGACGGCACCGTCTACGGCACGTTCTGCTCGTTCGCCCACACCCCCAAGGACGACCTGCACGTCCGGGACCTGGCGGTGATGCGGATGCTCGCCGCGCTGGTCGCCGGGCACCTGGAGCGCCAGCGGGACCTGCGCCGGCAGACCGAGGAGGACCGCACCCGGGTCCGTCAGGTGATCGCCGAGCACGCCTTCCGCACCGTCTTCCAGCCCATCGTCGACCTGCGCGACAACCGGGTCATCGGCTACGAGGCCCTCACCCGCTTCGCGCTGGGCACCCCGACGGACTGGTTCGAGATGGCCGCCCGTACCGGCAGCGCCGTCGCCCTGGAGATGGCGACCCTGATCGCCGCGGTCGACGAGGTCGCGAGCCTGCCGGTGGGGGCCTACCTCGCCGTGAACGTCTCCCCCGACGCCCTGTGTTCGCCGGAGTTCCAGGATCTCGTCGACATCCTCCCGCTGGGCCGGCTCGTGCTGGAGCTGACCGAGCAGACCTCGGTCGACCGCCCGGACCTGCTGCTCCGGGTCGACGCGCTGCGCCGGCGGGGCGCCCGGTTCGCGGTGGACGACGCCGGTGCCGGCTACTCCGGGCTGCAGCGCATCCTGTCGGTGGCGCCGGACATCGTCAAGCTCGACCGCGACCTGATCAGCGGCATCGACCGCGACGCCGCCCGCCAGTCGCTGGCCCGGGCGATGTGCTGGTTCACCGAACGGGGCGGCAAGGTGCTCGTCGCCGAGGGCATCGAGACCGCGGCCGAGCGGGCCGCCCTGGTGCGGCTGGGCATCCG